The Streptomyces sp. DH-12 genome has a window encoding:
- a CDS encoding NUDIX domain-containing protein yields MATPDFIRTLRASAGHQLLWLPGVTALVFDDEDRVLLNRRADTRKWSVIGGIPDPGEQPAVCAVREVEEETAVRCAVERIVLVQALEPVTYGNGDICQYMDITFRCRAVGGEARVNDDESLDVGWFAVDALPELNDFASFRIKQALADAPTWFEPAPTWLDPTGNG; encoded by the coding sequence ATGGCTACTCCTGACTTCATCCGCACCCTGCGCGCATCGGCCGGCCACCAGCTGCTGTGGCTGCCCGGCGTCACGGCCCTCGTCTTCGACGACGAGGACCGCGTGCTGCTCAACCGCCGGGCGGACACCCGCAAGTGGTCGGTCATCGGCGGCATCCCCGACCCGGGGGAGCAGCCCGCCGTCTGCGCGGTGCGGGAGGTCGAGGAGGAGACCGCCGTACGCTGCGCGGTCGAGCGGATCGTGCTGGTCCAGGCCCTGGAGCCGGTGACGTACGGCAACGGCGACATCTGCCAGTACATGGACATCACCTTCCGCTGCCGCGCCGTCGGCGGCGAGGCGCGGGTCAACGACGACGAGTCCCTGGACGTCGGCTGGTTCGCCGTGGACGCGCTCCCCGAGCTGAACGACTTCGCGAGCTTCCGCATCAAGCAGGCCCTTGCCGACGCACCCACCTGGTTCGAGCCCGCACCCACATGGCTCGACCCCACTGGAAACGGCTGA
- a CDS encoding 3-hydroxybutyrate dehydrogenase: MTAPSALPAPHDTLLDLGGRTALVTGAAGGIGRACALRLAVAGAKVRAVDRDAEGLEALAAAAADLDGAVEPHVLDLTDLDAAESAAAGTDVLVNNAGLQLVRPIEQFPPDVFHTVLTVMLEAPFRLIRGALPHMYGQGWGRVVNISSVHGLRASAYKSAYVAAKHGLEGLSKTTALEGAAHGVTSNCVNPAYVRTALVERQIADQARTHGIPEERVVSEVLLQDSAVKRLIEPEEVAEAVAYLCGPRASFVTGASLVLDGGWTAH, translated from the coding sequence ATGACCGCGCCCAGTGCCCTCCCGGCCCCCCACGACACCCTTCTCGACCTCGGCGGCCGCACCGCGCTCGTCACCGGGGCCGCCGGTGGCATCGGCCGCGCCTGCGCGCTGCGGCTCGCGGTCGCCGGCGCCAAGGTCAGAGCCGTCGACCGGGACGCCGAGGGGCTGGAGGCGCTCGCCGCCGCGGCCGCGGACCTGGACGGCGCCGTCGAACCGCACGTCCTGGACCTCACCGACCTGGACGCCGCCGAGTCCGCCGCCGCCGGGACGGACGTCCTGGTCAACAACGCCGGACTCCAGCTGGTGCGTCCCATCGAGCAGTTCCCGCCGGACGTCTTCCACACGGTGCTCACCGTGATGCTGGAGGCCCCCTTCCGCCTCATCCGGGGCGCCCTGCCGCACATGTACGGGCAGGGCTGGGGGCGCGTCGTGAACATCTCCTCCGTGCACGGCCTGCGCGCCTCGGCCTACAAGTCCGCCTACGTGGCCGCCAAGCACGGCCTGGAAGGGCTGTCCAAGACCACCGCCCTGGAAGGCGCCGCCCACGGTGTCACCTCGAACTGTGTGAACCCCGCCTATGTGCGCACCGCACTGGTCGAGAGGCAGATCGCCGACCAGGCCCGCACCCACGGCATCCCCGAGGAGCGCGTGGTGTCCGAGGTGCTGCTGCAGGACAGCGCGGTCAAGCGCCTGATCGAACCGGAGGAGGTCGCCGAGGCGGTGGCCTACCTGTGCGGCCCGCGGGCCTCCTTCGTCACCGGCGCCTCGCTGGTGCTGGACGGCGGCTGGACCGCGCACTGA
- a CDS encoding GAF domain-containing protein, translated as MPRDHLRSAERSASATGPPGRSRPDAGRPVADSAEAPFLELLARGAPAEAYEQPVLLARAEGLPAERVAALERAKLLALRVRSEMEGRRRREAELSALFETAHDLAGLRDLDAVLRAIVQRARSLLGTDVAYLSLNDPERGDTYMRVTEGSVAARFQQLRLGMGEGLGGLVAQTARPYVTDDYFRDDRFQHTRSIDSGVRDEGLVAIVGVPLTLGDHVIGVLFAADRRSRVFEREQIALLGSFAALAAAAIDTANLLAETREALAGLERANEIIQDRSGVIERASDVHDRLAELVLRGGGVHDVAAAVSQVLDGAVEFTEAVAAPATALESSRAEGHAVRHGDDWIAAVAAGDELLGALVLRGHPGLDPVDQRTLERAAMVTSLLLLARRSAAEAEQRVRGELLDDLLDARDRDPRLLRERATRLRADLDATHAVLAARLESGTADADQEADARRRLWAAASHLAATRHGLAAARDGGTVLVLPLAPGDTATGLARRTARELGTAVHEPVTVGASAPVGQLLARPDTVATAYAEARRCLDTLRLLGRAGDGSAAEDFGFLGLLLAGERDVAGFVDRTIGRVVAYDERRGTELLRTLDAYFACGTSPARTKDELHVHVNTVAQRLDRVGRLLGDDWQSPQRALEIQLALRLHRLSGVTQPPPAQP; from the coding sequence ATGCCTCGCGATCACCTCCGGTCCGCCGAGCGGTCCGCCTCCGCCACCGGCCCGCCGGGCCGGTCCCGCCCCGACGCCGGCCGGCCCGTCGCCGACAGCGCCGAGGCGCCGTTCCTGGAGCTGCTGGCCCGCGGCGCCCCCGCCGAGGCCTACGAACAGCCGGTGCTGCTCGCCCGCGCCGAGGGCCTGCCCGCCGAGCGGGTCGCGGCCCTGGAGCGGGCCAAGCTGCTCGCCCTGCGCGTGCGCTCCGAGATGGAGGGGCGCCGACGCCGTGAGGCCGAGCTGTCCGCCCTGTTCGAGACCGCCCACGACCTCGCCGGACTGCGCGACCTGGACGCCGTGCTGCGCGCGATCGTGCAGCGCGCCCGTTCCCTGCTCGGTACCGACGTCGCCTACCTCAGTCTGAACGACCCGGAGCGGGGCGACACCTACATGCGGGTCACCGAAGGCTCGGTGGCGGCCCGCTTCCAGCAGCTGCGTCTCGGCATGGGCGAGGGGCTCGGCGGCCTCGTCGCCCAGACCGCCCGCCCCTACGTCACCGACGACTACTTCCGCGACGACCGCTTCCAGCACACCCGCTCCATCGACAGCGGGGTGCGCGACGAAGGACTCGTCGCCATCGTCGGCGTGCCCCTGACGCTGGGGGACCACGTCATCGGGGTGCTGTTCGCCGCGGACCGCCGCTCCCGGGTGTTCGAGCGGGAGCAGATCGCCCTGCTGGGCTCGTTCGCCGCGCTCGCCGCGGCCGCCATCGACACGGCCAACCTGCTCGCCGAGACCCGCGAGGCGCTGGCCGGCCTGGAGCGGGCCAACGAGATCATCCAGGACCGCAGCGGCGTCATCGAGCGCGCCTCCGACGTCCACGACCGCCTCGCCGAGCTGGTCCTGCGCGGCGGCGGGGTGCACGACGTGGCCGCCGCCGTCTCCCAGGTCCTGGACGGCGCCGTCGAGTTCACCGAAGCCGTGGCGGCGCCCGCGACGGCCCTGGAGTCCTCACGCGCCGAGGGGCACGCCGTGCGGCACGGGGACGACTGGATCGCTGCCGTCGCCGCTGGCGACGAACTCCTCGGCGCGCTCGTCCTGCGCGGCCACCCGGGCCTCGACCCCGTCGACCAGCGCACCCTCGAGCGTGCCGCCATGGTCACCTCGCTGCTGCTGCTGGCCCGCCGCTCCGCAGCCGAGGCCGAGCAGCGCGTCCGCGGCGAACTGCTCGACGACCTGCTCGACGCCCGCGACCGCGACCCGCGCCTGCTGCGCGAGCGGGCGACCCGGCTGCGCGCCGACCTCGACGCCACGCACGCCGTGCTCGCCGCCCGGCTGGAGAGCGGCACCGCGGACGCCGACCAGGAGGCCGACGCCCGCAGACGCCTGTGGGCCGCGGCCTCCCACCTCGCGGCGACCCGCCACGGCCTCGCCGCCGCCCGCGACGGCGGCACGGTCCTGGTGCTGCCGCTCGCCCCCGGTGACACCGCCACCGGCCTGGCCCGCCGCACGGCCCGCGAACTGGGCACGGCCGTCCACGAACCGGTCACGGTCGGCGCCTCCGCCCCGGTCGGACAGCTCCTCGCCCGCCCGGACACGGTGGCCACGGCGTACGCGGAGGCCCGCCGCTGCCTCGACACCCTGCGGCTGCTCGGCCGCGCGGGCGACGGTTCCGCCGCCGAGGACTTCGGGTTCCTGGGCCTGCTGCTGGCGGGGGAGCGGGACGTCGCGGGTTTCGTCGACCGCACGATCGGCCGGGTCGTGGCGTACGACGAGCGGCGCGGCACCGAGCTGCTGCGCACGCTCGACGCGTACTTCGCGTGCGGGACGAGTCCGGCCCGCACCAAGGACGAACTGCACGTCCACGTCAACACGGTCGCGCAGCGGCTGGACCGCGTCGGCCGGCTCCTCGGCGACGACTGGCAGAGCCCGCAGCGCGCCCTGGAGATCCAGCTCGCCCTGCGCCTGCACCGCCTGTCCGGCGTCACACAGCCGCCGCCCGCACAGCCCTGA
- a CDS encoding MFS transporter, which yields MSSPATAPPAPDNLKRIVAASLIGTTIEWYDFFLYGSAAALVFNQLFFPDSDPLVGTLLSFLTYAVGFAARPLGALVFGHYGDRLGRKKLLVLSLLMMGGATFAIGLLPTHAAIGSAAPVLLTVLRLAQGFALGGEWGGAVLLVSEHGDARRRGFWASWPQTGAPAGQLLATGVLALLTAVLSESAFGAWGWRIPFLLSGVLVIVGLWIRLSVDESPVFRQALERAETRETDAAAERMPLVAVLKHHWRDVLVAMGARMAENISYYVITAFILVYATTSAGVSKQTALNAVLIASALHFAVIPAWGALSDRLGRRPVYLIGAVGVGLWMFPFFALIDTGGFGALLLAVTVGLVMHGAMYAPQAAFFSEMFATRMRYSGASIGAQFASVAAGAPAPLIATALLSDHGTSTPIALYVIAASLVTVVAILAAEETRHRDLADVSPADEPDAPVKTEAAQDARVL from the coding sequence ATGTCGTCGCCCGCAACCGCTCCACCAGCCCCGGACAACCTCAAGCGCATCGTCGCTGCGTCCCTCATCGGGACCACCATCGAGTGGTACGACTTCTTCCTCTACGGGTCCGCCGCCGCGCTGGTCTTCAACCAGCTGTTCTTCCCGGACTCCGATCCGCTGGTCGGCACGCTGCTGTCGTTCCTGACGTACGCCGTCGGGTTCGCCGCGCGGCCGCTCGGCGCGCTGGTGTTCGGGCACTACGGGGACCGGCTCGGGCGCAAGAAGCTGCTGGTGCTGAGCCTGTTGATGATGGGCGGGGCGACGTTCGCCATCGGTCTGCTGCCCACGCACGCCGCCATCGGCAGTGCCGCGCCGGTCCTGCTGACCGTGCTCCGGCTGGCGCAGGGCTTCGCGCTCGGCGGTGAGTGGGGCGGCGCCGTGCTGCTGGTGTCGGAGCACGGTGACGCGCGCCGGCGCGGGTTCTGGGCGTCATGGCCGCAGACCGGCGCCCCGGCCGGGCAGTTGCTGGCGACCGGTGTGCTGGCGCTGCTGACCGCCGTGCTGTCGGAGTCGGCGTTCGGCGCCTGGGGCTGGCGGATCCCCTTCCTGCTCTCCGGAGTTCTGGTGATCGTCGGTCTGTGGATCCGGCTCTCCGTCGACGAGTCGCCGGTGTTCCGGCAGGCGCTGGAGCGTGCCGAGACGCGCGAGACGGACGCCGCCGCCGAGCGCATGCCGCTCGTGGCGGTGCTCAAGCACCACTGGCGGGACGTGCTGGTGGCGATGGGCGCGCGGATGGCGGAGAACATCAGCTACTACGTGATCACCGCGTTCATCCTGGTGTACGCCACCACCTCGGCCGGGGTGTCCAAGCAGACCGCGCTCAACGCCGTGCTCATCGCCTCCGCGCTGCACTTCGCCGTGATCCCCGCCTGGGGCGCCCTGTCGGACCGGCTGGGGCGGCGACCGGTGTACCTGATCGGTGCGGTCGGCGTGGGGCTGTGGATGTTCCCCTTCTTCGCGCTCATCGACACCGGGGGCTTCGGCGCCCTGCTGCTCGCGGTGACCGTGGGTCTCGTCATGCACGGGGCGATGTACGCACCGCAGGCCGCCTTCTTCTCCGAGATGTTCGCGACCCGGATGCGCTACTCCGGCGCCTCCATCGGCGCCCAGTTCGCCTCGGTCGCGGCCGGCGCCCCCGCCCCGCTGATCGCCACCGCGCTGCTGTCGGACCACGGCACCTCCACCCCGATCGCGCTCTACGTCATCGCCGCGAGTCTCGTCACGGTCGTCGCGATCCTGGCGGCCGAGGAGACCCGGCACCGGGATCTCGCGGACGTGTCCCCGGCGGATGAGCCGGACGCGCCCGTCAAGACCGAGGCCGCGCAGGACGCCCGCGTCCTCTGA
- a CDS encoding endo alpha-1,4 polygalactosaminidase yields MRSNRVLSPRTAALPAAFAALLALLTTACSGGAALGSEAAPQVTPPPAHAGFDYQLGGAYSPPDGVDVVVRDHTASPASGLYNICYVNAFQAQPDAEKEWDSDLLLRDDTGEVVMDEDWGEAMLDISTDAKRQRVAEKVNGWIDTCASKGFDAVEPDNYDSYTRAPQGLLGAEDAKAFLALLAAHAHDEGLAIGQKNTTELASEREKVGLDFAVVEECGKYEECDVFTEAFGDEVLVIEYDAQGLQRACEGWGDDVSVVRRDVDLVPAGEAGHLRQTCDDM; encoded by the coding sequence ATGCGTAGCAACCGTGTCCTGTCCCCCCGGACCGCGGCCCTGCCGGCGGCGTTCGCCGCCCTCCTCGCCCTGCTGACCACGGCGTGTTCGGGAGGTGCGGCCCTCGGTTCCGAGGCCGCACCCCAGGTGACGCCACCCCCCGCGCACGCGGGGTTCGACTACCAGCTCGGGGGTGCCTACTCCCCGCCCGACGGGGTGGACGTCGTCGTCCGCGACCACACGGCGTCGCCCGCTTCCGGCCTGTACAACATCTGTTACGTCAACGCCTTCCAGGCCCAGCCGGACGCCGAGAAGGAGTGGGACTCCGACCTCCTCCTACGAGACGACACCGGTGAGGTCGTCATGGACGAGGACTGGGGCGAGGCGATGCTGGACATCAGCACCGACGCAAAGCGCCAGCGGGTCGCCGAGAAGGTGAACGGCTGGATAGACACCTGCGCGTCCAAGGGCTTCGACGCGGTCGAGCCGGACAACTACGACAGCTACACCCGCGCGCCACAGGGCCTCCTGGGCGCGGAGGACGCCAAGGCGTTCCTCGCGCTGCTCGCCGCCCACGCCCATGACGAGGGTCTGGCCATCGGCCAGAAGAACACCACCGAACTGGCCTCGGAGCGTGAGAAGGTGGGCCTGGACTTCGCCGTGGTCGAGGAGTGCGGCAAGTACGAGGAGTGCGACGTGTTCACCGAGGCCTTCGGTGACGAGGTCCTGGTGATCGAGTACGACGCGCAGGGCCTTCAGCGGGCCTGTGAGGGCTGGGGCGACGACGTCAGCGTCGTCCGCCGCGATGTGGACCTCGTGCCCGCGGGGGAGGCCGGACACCTGCGTCAGACCTGTGACGACATGTGA
- a CDS encoding transposase domain-containing protein, whose translation MGRFAPGHLGELTPVMPFELVDAVLSETRTVQRRLRDLPSRGGVYFLLAICLFPKVGYLLVWDKLTAALPGMVIVCPSTKALRDLRRRLGSAPMRALFEVLAGPLARPTTPGVRFGPYRTVSFDGCSSIKVPDSERDRDWLRRCPHGGCPQVELMTLVETGTRAVIGAVFGPAREGETSYATRLLHHLGLEVLVLWDRGFDANGFLAAVHATGARILGRI comes from the coding sequence GTGGGCCGGTTCGCTCCCGGACATCTTGGAGAGCTCACGCCTGTCATGCCGTTCGAGCTGGTCGACGCGGTCTTGTCCGAGACCAGGACCGTGCAGCGGCGATTGCGTGATCTGCCCTCGCGGGGCGGTGTCTACTTCCTCCTGGCGATATGCCTGTTCCCCAAGGTCGGCTACCTGCTGGTCTGGGACAAGCTGACCGCCGCTCTGCCGGGGATGGTGATCGTATGCCCGAGCACGAAAGCGCTACGTGATCTGCGCCGCAGACTCGGCAGCGCGCCGATGCGGGCGCTGTTCGAGGTGCTGGCCGGGCCGTTGGCCCGGCCGACCACGCCGGGGGTACGGTTCGGCCCGTATCGGACGGTGTCGTTCGACGGCTGCAGCTCGATCAAGGTGCCTGACAGTGAGCGCGACCGGGACTGGTTGAGGCGGTGCCCTCACGGCGGCTGTCCTCAGGTCGAACTGATGACATTGGTCGAGACCGGCACCCGGGCCGTGATCGGAGCTGTCTTCGGTCCCGCCCGGGAGGGCGAGACCTCCTACGCCACCAGGTTGTTGCATCATCTGGGCCTCGAGGTGCTGGTCTTGTGGGACCGGGGCTTCGACGCCAACGGCTTCCTCGCCGCCGTGCACGCCACCGGTGCACGGATCCTGGGCCGTATTTGA
- a CDS encoding FCD domain-containing protein produces the protein MPGHLTHVLRRIAVEGWIERLPGCGRKFQPVLTSMESYQDSYRFRLTIEPAAVLEPGFVLDREALETVRAQQQRLVDGEIRTIGNAQLYDLDSRFHGTVMACSNNTFFIDSLRRVDRLRRLIEYRRTLQRDRAAVRCAEHVRIADLLLAGERAEASAYLREHLSSVGQEKTGQSDG, from the coding sequence ATGCCCGGGCACCTCACCCACGTCCTGCGCCGCATCGCGGTCGAGGGATGGATCGAGCGACTCCCCGGGTGTGGACGGAAGTTCCAGCCCGTGCTCACCTCGATGGAGTCCTACCAGGACAGCTACCGCTTCCGGCTGACCATCGAACCCGCCGCCGTCCTCGAGCCCGGCTTCGTCCTCGACCGCGAAGCCCTCGAAACCGTCCGCGCCCAGCAACAGCGCCTGGTCGACGGAGAGATCCGCACCATCGGCAACGCCCAGCTGTACGACCTCGACAGCCGCTTCCACGGGACCGTCATGGCGTGCAGCAACAACACCTTCTTCATCGACTCCCTGCGCCGCGTCGACCGGCTGCGCCGCCTCATCGAATACCGCCGCACACTCCAGCGCGACCGCGCCGCCGTCCGCTGCGCCGAGCACGTACGGATCGCCGACCTCCTCCTGGCCGGTGAACGCGCCGAGGCATCCGCCTATCTGCGTGAGCACCTGTCCTCCGTCGGCCAGGAGAAGACGGGGCAGTCGGACGGATGA
- a CDS encoding IclR family transcriptional regulator encodes MAAPGGVRPVLERRGQNYGLGLRLFELGQRVPRQRILRDIARPYMEDLHQATREMIHLSIPDGLDVLYLEKVYGHGHVAWPSRVAGRMPLHGPATGKVFLAFGPPSLLDEVLGAPLTRITPHTVTTPTALLAEMAQARKLGYVVENEQARLGYVSVAVPLYGTTGPVMAALSVTAPLHRAAPVRYAALLHAVSPRFTRSIGATDFT; translated from the coding sequence GTGGCGGCGCCCGGCGGAGTCCGGCCGGTCCTGGAACGTCGCGGGCAGAACTACGGGCTCGGGCTGCGCCTGTTCGAGCTGGGGCAGCGCGTCCCCCGCCAGCGCATCCTGCGCGACATCGCGCGCCCGTACATGGAGGACCTCCACCAGGCGACACGGGAGATGATCCACCTCTCCATCCCCGACGGCCTCGACGTCCTCTACCTGGAGAAGGTCTACGGTCACGGACATGTGGCCTGGCCCTCCCGGGTGGCCGGCCGCATGCCGCTGCACGGGCCCGCCACCGGAAAGGTATTCCTCGCCTTCGGCCCGCCGTCACTGCTCGACGAGGTCCTGGGCGCTCCACTGACACGGATCACGCCCCACACCGTGACCACCCCCACGGCCCTGCTCGCGGAGATGGCGCAGGCCCGCAAACTCGGTTACGTGGTGGAGAACGAACAGGCCCGTCTCGGATACGTCAGCGTCGCCGTCCCCCTGTACGGCACCACGGGCCCTGTCATGGCCGCGCTGTCGGTCACCGCGCCGCTGCACCGCGCGGCCCCCGTGAGATACGCGGCGCTGCTCCACGCGGTCAGCCCTCGGTTCACCCGGTCGATCGGGGCGACGGACTTCACCTGA
- a CDS encoding acyl-CoA dehydrogenase family protein: MLPSTSKCCPKDLALAELRCERIIGQPFSAVDEPLYRYPLIGLQAQVHSAVGLGVARAALNHVREAGARTGITGAPPLADRAYYRTTFARAYAALHSARSFYLDVADEPSPEQLARIRLSAANVADVSAQVVHDLCSISGAGIISNDHPMQVLRQDALVPQLHATLGQAMYDGAGAVLMGRPPTVPGFL; encoded by the coding sequence GTGCTTCCAAGCACATCGAAATGCTGCCCGAAGGATCTCGCCCTCGCCGAACTGCGGTGCGAGCGCATCATCGGCCAGCCGTTCTCGGCCGTCGACGAGCCGCTCTACCGCTACCCGCTCATCGGTCTTCAAGCCCAGGTCCACTCGGCCGTCGGCCTCGGAGTCGCCCGGGCCGCCCTGAACCACGTGCGAGAGGCCGGCGCGCGCACCGGTATCACCGGCGCTCCACCGCTCGCCGACCGCGCCTACTACCGCACGACGTTCGCCAGGGCGTACGCCGCCCTGCACTCCGCGCGCTCCTTTTACCTCGATGTCGCCGACGAGCCGAGTCCGGAGCAGCTCGCCCGGATCCGGTTGTCCGCGGCGAACGTCGCCGACGTCTCCGCGCAGGTGGTGCACGATCTCTGCTCGATCTCGGGGGCCGGGATCATCAGCAACGACCACCCGATGCAGGTGCTGCGGCAGGACGCGCTGGTGCCACAACTGCACGCGACTCTGGGCCAGGCCATGTACGACGGCGCCGGTGCGGTGCTCATGGGCCGACCGCCCACCGTCCCGGGCTTCCTGTGA
- a CDS encoding PAS domain-containing protein, with the protein MLDDSLRFIAWSREAEELFGHLPSEVLGRSADEILADAATGAGVYSAGGARAQELGIRSVRRRDGGPLSVALTLKPLSYGATGSAWLVVATDAEGLHRRAADRTVLAGLQHDSLIHLVVYDNHARVRSSNTAIEKQFGVTPEEVVGRFTSEIVPQGVVLKQEGGQPTEVEEIVEHVVRTGEPLVDVRYLSSAPLDSHREHVWTCSCFRLQDESGRTIGACEVGIDMTDRYVARQRLALLSRASGSIGGTLDIRRTAEDLTQLAVLEFADAARVDLVEPVGSTGWDRSRAWI; encoded by the coding sequence GTGCTGGACGACAGCCTGCGGTTCATCGCCTGGAGCCGGGAGGCCGAGGAACTCTTCGGCCATCTCCCTTCGGAGGTGCTCGGCCGGTCCGCCGACGAAATCCTGGCCGACGCGGCGACGGGCGCCGGCGTGTACTCGGCCGGTGGCGCGCGGGCGCAAGAACTCGGAATCCGATCGGTGCGCCGTCGTGACGGCGGTCCGCTCTCCGTGGCACTGACCCTCAAGCCGTTGTCGTACGGCGCCACCGGATCGGCCTGGCTGGTCGTGGCAACGGACGCGGAGGGGCTGCACCGGCGGGCGGCGGATCGGACGGTGCTCGCCGGACTGCAGCACGATTCGCTGATTCACCTGGTCGTCTACGACAATCACGCCCGCGTCCGGTCGAGCAACACGGCCATCGAGAAGCAGTTCGGTGTGACGCCGGAGGAGGTGGTCGGCCGGTTCACGAGTGAGATCGTCCCGCAAGGCGTCGTGTTGAAGCAGGAGGGCGGACAGCCCACAGAGGTCGAGGAGATCGTCGAACACGTCGTACGGACCGGCGAGCCGCTGGTCGACGTGCGCTATCTCAGCTCGGCCCCACTCGATTCGCACCGCGAGCACGTGTGGACCTGCTCCTGCTTCAGGCTGCAGGACGAGAGCGGCCGGACGATCGGGGCCTGCGAGGTCGGCATCGACATGACCGACCGCTATGTGGCGCGGCAGCGGCTGGCCCTGCTGAGCCGGGCGAGCGGCAGCATCGGCGGAACCCTCGACATCCGGCGCACAGCGGAAGACCTGACACAACTCGCCGTCCTCGAATTCGCGGACGCAGCCAGGGTCGACCTCGTGGAACCGGTCGGCAGCACGGGCTGGGACCGGTCCAGGGCCTGGATCTGA
- a CDS encoding TIGR02611 family protein, which yields MNAENDNQNKVAVTVTADSAVWDERATERKLGSRAPEFIRKSSFLRLGWQVGIFVVGLAVSGAGVAMLVLPGPGWLVIFGGMAIWATEFAWAQIVLRWTRRKVTEAAQRALDPKVRRRNIILTTAGLVIITALTGIYLWKFGIVVPWKIKQ from the coding sequence ATGAACGCGGAGAATGATAACCAGAATAAGGTCGCCGTGACGGTGACCGCTGATTCCGCTGTGTGGGACGAGCGGGCGACGGAGCGGAAACTGGGCTCGCGGGCCCCCGAGTTCATCCGGAAGTCAAGTTTCCTCCGCCTGGGCTGGCAGGTCGGAATCTTTGTCGTTGGTCTCGCCGTAAGTGGGGCCGGCGTCGCGATGCTGGTGCTGCCCGGCCCGGGCTGGCTGGTGATCTTCGGTGGCATGGCCATCTGGGCGACCGAATTCGCCTGGGCACAGATCGTCCTACGCTGGACCCGGCGTAAGGTCACCGAAGCCGCCCAGCGCGCACTCGACCCTAAGGTACGGCGGCGCAATATCATTCTCACCACGGCGGGGCTCGTGATCATCACAGCGCTGACAGGAATCTACCTCTGGAAGTTCGGCATAGTTGTACCGTGGAAAATTAAGCAGTGA
- a CDS encoding FAD-dependent monooxygenase has translation MNSSTPRALVVGMGIGGLATAMRLHEIGWEPVIVERAPERRAAGYFIGLFETGRATAKRMGILDAIGNRTDPTSITYDVERDGRRRPGMGYGDLPGGPRLILRGDIETALYDTVAPRTEIRYGTTPTALDEHPAGVDVTLRTTTGEDAADTTERFDLVIGADGLRSTVRRLAFGPDSRFMRPLHHIVAATTMKEPVPGYRPQDGIVLAEPGRSVWTFPFTDHQPGLLFNYRTDDEDAQFRRPPIESLRAAFGPEPVGPVLGHLLRQFEQAEDYIFDSAHQIEMDTWHTDRIVLLGDAAWCLTLYSGMGASTAMAGADLLGTLLQRNPGNTPRALREWDQKLRPFMALQQKSARTEGLPTFVPQTRKDKIVRTAMQKVLTNRVGKKVMTAMLDKAFKEMSIDVAAV, from the coding sequence GTGAACAGCAGCACACCCCGAGCCCTGGTCGTCGGCATGGGCATCGGTGGCCTCGCCACTGCGATGCGCCTGCATGAGATCGGCTGGGAGCCCGTGATCGTCGAGCGGGCCCCCGAACGCCGTGCCGCCGGCTATTTCATCGGCCTCTTCGAAACCGGCCGCGCCACCGCGAAGCGCATGGGCATCCTCGACGCCATCGGCAACCGCACCGACCCCACCAGCATCACCTACGACGTCGAGCGGGACGGACGCCGCCGTCCCGGGATGGGCTACGGCGACCTGCCCGGTGGCCCTCGCCTGATCCTGCGCGGCGACATCGAGACCGCCCTCTACGACACCGTCGCCCCCCGCACCGAAATCCGCTACGGGACCACGCCCACCGCCCTCGACGAACACCCCGCAGGCGTCGACGTCACCCTCCGCACCACCACCGGCGAAGACGCCGCGGACACCACCGAGCGCTTCGACCTCGTCATCGGCGCCGACGGCCTGCGCTCCACCGTCCGCCGCCTCGCGTTCGGCCCCGACAGCCGGTTCATGCGCCCGCTGCACCACATCGTCGCCGCCACCACCATGAAGGAACCCGTCCCCGGCTACCGGCCCCAGGACGGCATCGTCCTCGCCGAACCCGGGCGCTCCGTGTGGACCTTCCCCTTCACCGACCACCAGCCCGGACTGCTGTTCAACTACCGCACCGACGACGAGGACGCCCAGTTCCGCCGCCCGCCCATCGAGTCCCTTCGCGCCGCCTTCGGACCCGAGCCCGTCGGCCCCGTCCTCGGCCACCTGCTCCGGCAGTTCGAGCAGGCAGAGGACTACATCTTCGACTCCGCCCACCAGATCGAGATGGACACCTGGCACACCGACCGGATCGTCCTGCTCGGCGACGCCGCCTGGTGCCTGACCCTCTACTCCGGCATGGGAGCCTCCACCGCGATGGCCGGCGCCGACCTGCTGGGCACCCTGCTCCAGCGCAACCCCGGCAACACTCCCCGCGCCCTGCGCGAATGGGACCAGAAACTGCGCCCCTTCATGGCGCTCCAACAGAAGTCCGCCCGTACCGAAGGCCTGCCGACATTCGTCCCCCAGACCCGCAAGGACAAAATCGTACGCACCGCCATGCAGAAGGTACTGACCAACCGCGTCGGCAAGAAGGTCATGACGGCCATGTTGGACAAGGCGTTCAAGGAGATGTCCATCGACGTCGCCGCCGTCTGA